A single window of Granulicella cerasi DNA harbors:
- a CDS encoding circularly permuted type 2 ATP-grasp protein, with amino-acid sequence MDNLSPENVIDAPDLEALRNYQLDEAYDEMFAGQGQLRENYGPLLEHFAELPPDEVQRRKQAADLSFLNQGITFTVYGRDEGTEKIFPYDLLPRIITSAEWARVERGLTQRITALNMFLKDIYNEGRILKDGIVPRELVYSCPQYRRHMVGMQVPRNVYVAICGTDLIRMQNGEFVVLEDNLRVPSGVSYMLTNRRVMKRIFPQLFRNYNVKPIEHYTQVLLGTLRSLAPEGRPEPNIVLLSPGVFNSAYFEHAYLARQMGIELVEGRDLVVHDNICYMRTTSGLRRVDVIYRRVDDDFMDPLSFRPDTILGVAGIFNAYRAGNVTLANAFGTGVADDKALYAYVPSIIKYYLGEDPILNNVKTFLCRIDKEREHVLANLDKLVVKAVGESGGYGMLIGPHATPTERAQFAEKIRANPNNYIAQPTISFSRAPCLIGDELEPRHVDLRPYVLYGDKVTIVPGGLTRVALKRGSLVVNSSQGGGSKDTWVLS; translated from the coding sequence ATGGACAATCTCTCCCCCGAGAACGTGATCGACGCGCCGGACCTCGAGGCGCTGCGAAATTATCAGCTTGACGAAGCGTACGACGAGATGTTTGCTGGCCAAGGCCAGTTGCGCGAGAACTACGGTCCTCTGCTGGAGCACTTCGCCGAGCTCCCGCCGGACGAAGTGCAGCGCCGCAAACAGGCCGCCGATCTCAGCTTCCTCAATCAGGGCATCACGTTCACGGTCTATGGCCGCGACGAAGGCACCGAGAAGATCTTTCCGTATGACCTGCTGCCGCGCATCATCACTAGCGCCGAGTGGGCGCGCGTGGAGCGCGGACTGACGCAGCGCATCACCGCGCTGAACATGTTCCTGAAGGACATCTATAACGAAGGCCGCATCCTGAAGGACGGCATCGTGCCGCGCGAGCTGGTGTACTCGTGCCCGCAGTATCGTCGCCACATGGTGGGCATGCAGGTGCCGCGCAATGTGTACGTCGCCATCTGCGGAACGGACCTGATCCGTATGCAGAACGGCGAGTTCGTCGTTCTCGAAGACAACCTGCGCGTGCCGAGCGGCGTGAGCTACATGCTGACGAACCGCCGCGTGATGAAGCGCATCTTCCCGCAGCTCTTCCGCAACTACAACGTGAAGCCGATCGAGCACTACACGCAGGTGCTGCTGGGCACGCTGCGCTCGCTGGCGCCGGAAGGCCGCCCCGAGCCGAACATTGTGCTGCTCTCGCCGGGCGTTTTCAACTCGGCGTACTTCGAGCACGCGTACCTTGCGCGCCAGATGGGCATCGAGCTCGTCGAAGGCCGCGACCTCGTCGTGCACGACAACATTTGCTACATGCGCACGACCAGCGGCCTGCGTCGCGTGGACGTGATCTACCGCCGCGTGGACGACGACTTCATGGATCCGCTCTCGTTCCGACCGGACACCATCCTGGGCGTGGCTGGCATCTTCAACGCGTATCGCGCCGGCAACGTGACGCTGGCGAACGCCTTCGGCACCGGCGTGGCCGACGATAAGGCGCTCTATGCGTACGTACCGTCGATCATCAAGTACTACCTCGGCGAAGACCCCATCCTGAACAACGTAAAGACCTTCCTCTGCCGCATCGATAAGGAGCGCGAGCACGTGCTGGCGAACCTCGACAAGCTGGTGGTGAAGGCGGTAGGTGAGTCGGGCGGCTACGGCATGTTGATCGGCCCGCATGCGACGCCGACCGAGCGCGCGCAGTTTGCGGAGAAGATTCGCGCCAACCCGAACAACTACATTGCGCAGCCGACGATCTCGTTCTCGCGCGCTCCGTGCCTCATCGGCGATGAGCTGGAGCCGCGCCACGTCGATCTGCGTCCGTACGTGCTGTACGGCGACAAGGTGACGATCGTCCCGGGCGGACTGACGCGCGTCGCGCTCAAGCGCGGCTCGCTGGTGGTGAACAGCTCGCAGGGCGGCGGCTCGAAGGACACCTGGGTGCTGAGTTAG
- a CDS encoding TonB-dependent receptor: protein MMRRGVFGSAVLLAAPVLVVTAAHAQSAGSVRGIVRDAAQLPVANAQVSLDGDDVHLRFTTDANGTYTLTNVPPGNYTLTAQRADFQPVSLQLRVVSGPAFAQDLIFTRARSDASVTVTAPTTGTTAQGYYIDRVDRGVLGETPIVDQPAVITTASADLLQNLQVKSFRDAMHYMPLVQFTEQQGPEVLRPATRGMQGSIAQNTRMDGMAMAITGANPMEQYQELQVQNGLGAAMYGPANPSGMFDFVLKRPTDAPTRNIYLEQDSSSVGTIYGDFSDRLGKHKWFGYRTNLLFGDGTQFVEASRLRRRLGMFAFDARITPTTTIDAHYSAYDLVQRGYPGWFTYGPNTAAGGTTQNPAPSFVLPAAPDPRVRGFGQAYAGVNLTTQSTSARILHDFSPNWHAAAGGLAQRLDRFIDTPVNVITSNNGDYRQSLATGFAPRFGVESDLGYITGILRKWGLQQDVVVASEGYRFNQYAYTAPAAASVLLGTANVAHPVIFAPPAAGLPKNTDLRQSAVVHQQGFNLGDFIHFPHGLGIRVAASQDWIGADNYTWTAATRTNARTSGSNKQGISPSASVLYKFGSTLTAYGTFASSLQQGDLAPTSAALVNSGQSLAPYRSKQWEMGVKSDPRPIAFTAALFRLERPFANTVAYNGSATQTIFKIVGQQVNFGAELQAQGTLFNRLLIDGGFTALNSRLNGTQIAATDGKRFVGIPGYRAGLYSEYRVPGVQRLSLTGSWQFIGQRPQDDENLHTTPGSSTFDFGFRYARTVHKMLATLRFNCQNITDTRYYSTIAAGDITGTNASSNVAHIGTPRTISSGLQLGF, encoded by the coding sequence GTGATGCGACGTGGCGTTTTCGGTAGTGCGGTGTTGTTGGCCGCGCCTGTTCTGGTGGTAACTGCAGCTCATGCGCAAAGCGCGGGCAGCGTCAGGGGAATCGTGCGCGACGCCGCGCAGCTTCCCGTAGCCAACGCGCAGGTCTCGCTCGATGGCGATGACGTGCACCTGCGCTTTACGACGGACGCGAACGGGACGTACACGCTGACGAACGTGCCGCCCGGCAATTACACACTGACCGCGCAGCGCGCCGATTTCCAGCCGGTCTCGCTGCAGCTCCGCGTCGTCAGCGGTCCGGCTTTCGCGCAGGACCTGATCTTCACGCGCGCCCGCAGCGATGCGAGTGTCACCGTGACTGCACCCACAACCGGCACCACGGCGCAGGGCTACTACATCGACCGCGTCGACCGCGGCGTGCTCGGTGAAACGCCTATCGTCGACCAGCCCGCCGTCATCACCACCGCGTCGGCCGACCTGCTGCAGAACCTGCAGGTGAAGAGCTTCCGCGACGCCATGCACTACATGCCGCTCGTGCAGTTCACCGAGCAGCAGGGCCCCGAAGTTCTGCGCCCCGCCACGCGCGGTATGCAGGGTTCCATCGCGCAGAACACCCGCATGGACGGCATGGCGATGGCGATCACCGGCGCCAACCCGATGGAGCAATACCAGGAGTTGCAGGTGCAGAACGGCCTCGGCGCCGCGATGTACGGCCCTGCGAACCCGTCGGGCATGTTCGACTTCGTGCTGAAGCGCCCCACTGACGCGCCGACGCGCAACATCTACCTCGAGCAGGACTCGTCCTCCGTCGGCACCATCTACGGCGACTTCTCCGACCGTCTCGGCAAGCACAAGTGGTTCGGCTACCGCACGAACCTGCTCTTCGGCGACGGCACGCAGTTCGTCGAAGCCAGCCGTCTGCGCCGCCGCCTCGGCATGTTCGCGTTCGACGCGCGCATCACGCCGACGACCACGATCGACGCCCACTATAGCGCCTATGACCTCGTGCAGCGTGGCTACCCCGGCTGGTTCACCTACGGACCCAACACCGCTGCCGGCGGCACCACGCAGAACCCCGCACCGAGCTTCGTGCTGCCCGCTGCTCCTGACCCACGCGTGCGCGGCTTCGGCCAGGCGTATGCCGGTGTCAACCTCACCACACAGAGCACCAGCGCGCGCATTCTGCATGACTTCTCGCCGAACTGGCACGCCGCCGCCGGCGGCCTTGCGCAACGCCTTGACCGCTTCATCGACACGCCGGTGAACGTGATCACCTCCAACAACGGCGACTATCGCCAGTCGCTGGCGACCGGCTTTGCCCCGCGCTTCGGCGTGGAAAGCGACCTCGGCTACATCACCGGCATCCTCCGCAAATGGGGCCTGCAGCAGGATGTCGTCGTTGCCAGCGAAGGCTACCGCTTCAACCAGTACGCCTATACCGCACCTGCGGCTGCAAGCGTTCTGCTGGGCACCGCGAACGTGGCGCATCCGGTCATCTTCGCGCCGCCGGCGGCGGGCCTGCCGAAGAACACCGACCTTCGCCAGAGCGCGGTCGTGCACCAGCAGGGCTTCAACCTCGGTGACTTCATTCACTTCCCACACGGCCTCGGCATCCGCGTCGCCGCGAGCCAGGACTGGATCGGCGCGGATAACTACACCTGGACCGCTGCCACCCGCACCAACGCGCGTACCAGTGGTTCGAACAAGCAGGGCATCAGCCCTTCGGCCAGCGTGCTCTACAAGTTCGGCTCGACGCTCACCGCGTACGGCACCTTCGCCAGCAGCCTGCAGCAGGGCGATCTCGCGCCGACCTCAGCCGCGCTCGTCAACAGCGGGCAGTCGCTTGCGCCTTACCGCAGCAAGCAGTGGGAGATGGGCGTGAAGTCTGATCCGCGCCCCATCGCCTTCACCGCCGCGCTCTTCCGCCTGGAGCGTCCGTTCGCCAACACGGTCGCGTACAACGGCAGCGCGACGCAAACGATCTTCAAGATCGTCGGCCAGCAGGTGAACTTCGGCGCAGAGTTGCAGGCGCAGGGCACGCTCTTCAACCGTCTGCTGATTGACGGCGGCTTCACCGCGTTGAACTCCCGCCTGAACGGCACGCAGATCGCCGCCACGGACGGCAAGCGCTTCGTCGGTATCCCCGGCTACCGCGCTGGTCTCTACAGTGAATACCGCGTACCCGGCGTGCAGCGTCTCAGTCTCACGGGCTCATGGCAGTTCATCGGGCAGCGTCCGCAGGACGACGAAAACCTGCACACCACACCCGGATCGAGCACCTTCGACTTCGGTTTCCGCTACGCGCGCACCGTGCACAAGATGCTCGCGACGCTGCGCTTCAACTGCCAGAACATCACCGACACGCGCTACTACTCGACGATCGCTGCGGGAGACATTACCGGCACCAACGCCAGCAGTAACGTCGCCCACATCGGCACGCCGCGCACCATCTCCAGCGGTCTGCAGCTCGGCTTCTAA
- a CDS encoding acyltransferase family protein, translated as MSQAAAVPTSVQVAKKHSSHIAGLDGIRAIAVLLVMLSHTAPGRLGLFIPAGLGVTIFFFLSGFLITTLLRREWSKTGDVSLRNFYGRRALRILPPLYLCYAVAEIFDRVILHTPVSTKEGFFSLLFYYFNYGYALDAYVHLHTFLPHGLSVAWSLCVEEHFYLIFPLVFLWLGRSSWPRRKQAGVLLGFCVLELAWRATMVLTHMRGADGWSYYATDARLDSILWGAWLALFANPLFQDRPLLPARLLTPAFWFAVVALIASSALRGQLYRDAIRYSLHGVLLLAIFSFVAARQQHWVVRALETPALRYIGWISYTLYLSHYIFLEAFEAWWPQSPVARMAATLLAAFVFSALMRFAVETPLLRWRNRLHREPHTPEAA; from the coding sequence TTGTCACAGGCCGCCGCAGTGCCGACCAGCGTACAGGTCGCGAAAAAACACTCCTCGCACATCGCGGGACTCGATGGCATTCGCGCGATTGCGGTACTGCTGGTCATGCTGTCGCACACGGCTCCAGGCCGTCTGGGACTTTTCATCCCCGCGGGGCTGGGTGTGACTATCTTCTTCTTCCTTAGCGGATTTCTCATTACGACATTGCTGCGCCGTGAGTGGAGCAAGACCGGCGACGTCAGTCTTCGTAACTTCTACGGGCGCCGTGCGCTGCGCATCTTGCCGCCGCTCTATCTTTGTTATGCCGTGGCGGAGATCTTCGATCGCGTCATCCTGCACACGCCGGTGAGTACCAAGGAAGGCTTCTTCAGCCTCCTCTTCTACTACTTCAACTACGGCTATGCGCTCGATGCTTACGTGCATCTCCACACGTTCCTGCCGCATGGGCTTAGCGTTGCCTGGTCTCTATGCGTGGAAGAGCATTTTTATCTGATCTTCCCGCTGGTCTTCCTGTGGCTGGGGCGGTCGTCGTGGCCTCGTCGTAAGCAGGCGGGTGTTTTGCTGGGCTTCTGCGTCCTGGAGTTGGCCTGGCGTGCCACGATGGTGCTCACGCATATGCGCGGAGCCGATGGTTGGAGCTACTACGCGACGGATGCACGCCTGGATTCGATCCTTTGGGGCGCGTGGCTGGCTCTCTTCGCGAACCCGCTGTTTCAGGACCGCCCTTTGCTGCCGGCGCGGCTCCTCACGCCTGCCTTCTGGTTCGCCGTAGTCGCACTCATCGCTTCGAGCGCTTTACGAGGGCAGCTCTACCGCGACGCAATCCGTTACTCACTGCATGGTGTGCTGCTGTTGGCGATCTTCAGCTTCGTCGCAGCCAGGCAGCAGCACTGGGTGGTGCGCGCGCTGGAGACACCCGCGCTGCGCTACATCGGCTGGATCTCCTACACGCTTTACCTCAGCCACTACATCTTTCTTGAGGCCTTCGAGGCTTGGTGGCCACAGTCGCCAGTGGCGCGTATGGCCGCGACGTTGCTTGCGGCATTCGTGTTCAGCGCCCTCATGCGTTTTGCCGTGGAAACCCCGCTGCTGCGCTGGCGAAACCGCCTCCATCGCGAACCACACACCCCTGAGGCTGCGTAA
- the typA gene encoding translational GTPase TypA: MSQTIRNIAIIAHVDHGKTTLVDAMLRQSGTFRSNEAVTDRVMDSNDLEKERGITILAKNTAIHYKNDKINIVDTPGHADFGGEVERALKMVDGVVLLVDASEGPLPQTRYVLSKALEAKLTPILVINKIDRPDARVSEVLNEVYDLFIDLDADESVLEFPVIYTNGKAGTATMDMANPGTDLQPLFELITATIPPAPGSADGDLQVLVTNLDYSDYLGRLAIGRVFNGTLKTGQEVNVSRADGSLAPVKITKLFTYDGLKRVDTTETTVGDIVAVAGIENITIGDSLCAIENPKPLPGIKIDDPTIAMVFTVNNGPFAGKEGKLVTSRNIKERLDRELLTNVSIRVEDTGSPDSFKVMGRGELQLSVLIETMRREGFELMVSRPTIVTKRIDGALFEPSEVLSVDVPEEFSGTVIQKLGPRKGEMTKMSNHGSGRVRMEFNVPSRGLIGLRNEMLTETRGTIIMNSIAGEYIPYTGEIPQRPTGALISDRQGSTTIYALDGLQDRGILFVPDGIEVYEGMIVGEHSRDNDLDVNCVREKKLTNMRASGSDDALRLVPYKQLTLEQTIEFLADDELVEVTPKSLRMRKKILQANKRPKGTRGGSTLE, from the coding sequence ATGTCTCAGACGATCCGCAATATCGCCATCATCGCGCACGTTGACCACGGCAAGACCACCCTCGTAGACGCCATGCTCCGCCAGTCCGGTACCTTCCGCTCCAACGAGGCCGTTACCGACCGCGTCATGGACTCGAATGACCTGGAAAAAGAGCGCGGCATCACGATTCTTGCTAAGAACACCGCGATCCACTACAAGAACGACAAGATCAACATCGTCGACACCCCGGGCCACGCCGACTTCGGCGGCGAAGTCGAGCGCGCCCTCAAGATGGTTGACGGCGTCGTTCTGCTCGTGGACGCTTCGGAAGGTCCGCTGCCGCAGACCCGCTACGTGCTCTCGAAGGCCCTCGAAGCCAAGCTCACCCCGATCCTCGTGATCAACAAGATCGACCGTCCGGACGCGCGTGTTTCGGAAGTGCTGAACGAGGTGTATGACCTCTTCATCGACCTCGATGCCGATGAGTCGGTCCTCGAGTTCCCGGTGATCTACACGAACGGCAAGGCCGGTACCGCGACCATGGACATGGCCAACCCCGGCACCGATCTGCAGCCGCTCTTCGAGCTCATCACGGCGACGATTCCTCCCGCACCGGGCTCGGCCGACGGCGACCTCCAGGTCCTCGTCACCAACCTCGACTACTCGGACTATTTGGGCCGCTTGGCGATTGGCCGTGTTTTCAACGGCACGCTGAAGACCGGTCAGGAAGTGAACGTTTCGCGCGCTGACGGTTCGCTGGCGCCCGTGAAGATCACCAAGCTCTTCACCTACGACGGCCTCAAGCGCGTCGACACCACCGAGACCACCGTGGGTGACATCGTTGCCGTTGCCGGCATCGAGAACATCACCATCGGCGACAGCCTCTGCGCGATCGAGAACCCCAAGCCGCTCCCCGGCATCAAGATCGATGACCCCACCATCGCGATGGTCTTCACCGTCAACAACGGCCCCTTCGCGGGTAAGGAAGGCAAGCTCGTCACCTCGCGCAACATCAAGGAGCGCCTTGATCGCGAGCTGCTGACGAACGTGTCGATCCGCGTGGAAGACACCGGCTCCCCTGACTCGTTCAAGGTGATGGGCCGTGGCGAGCTGCAGCTCTCGGTGCTCATCGAAACGATGCGCCGCGAAGGCTTCGAGCTCATGGTTTCGCGTCCGACGATCGTCACCAAGCGCATCGACGGCGCGCTGTTTGAGCCCAGCGAAGTTCTCTCGGTCGACGTGCCGGAAGAGTTCTCGGGCACGGTGATCCAGAAGCTTGGACCGCGCAAGGGCGAAATGACCAAGATGTCGAACCACGGCTCGGGCCGCGTTCGCATGGAGTTCAACGTTCCGTCGCGTGGCCTCATCGGTCTCCGCAACGAAATGCTGACGGAAACCCGCGGCACGATCATCATGAACTCGATCGCTGGCGAGTACATCCCGTACACCGGTGAGATCCCGCAGCGTCCCACGGGCGCTCTGATCTCCGATCGTCAGGGTTCGACGACCATCTATGCACTCGATGGCCTGCAGGACCGCGGCATTCTCTTCGTTCCGGATGGCATCGAAGTGTACGAAGGCATGATCGTCGGCGAGCACTCGCGCGACAACGATCTCGACGTGAACTGCGTTCGCGAAAAGAAGCTGACGAACATGCGTGCATCGGGTTCGGACGACGCTCTCCGCCTCGTGCCTTACAAGCAGCTCACGCTCGAGCAGACGATCGAATTCCTCGCTGACGACGAACTCGTCGAGGTCACCCCGAAGTCGCTCCGCATGCGCAAGAAGATCCTGCAGGCGAACAAGCGCCCGAAGGGCACGCGCGGCGGCTCCACCCTCGAGTAA
- a CDS encoding transglutaminase family protein, with protein sequence MKDPLSPFLSLPEGPMYYSIRHLTKFAYESPVSESIMETRMHPRSDAEQRCLTFHLSVSPRCRVFSYRDHLNNHIHHFDIPGQHSQLVIVAEALVEMTQHPEIPASLPPGSWEEIDRMVREGDYWEMLLASNFCTPTEQLEKLAAELKLDRTDDPLTTLHRLNEQLYRAFDYQPRTTRADSPIDLALETRGGVCQDFSHIMITLVRTYLKMPCRYVSGYLYHGAQFKDRSDDQATHAWVECLLPELGWVGFDPTNNLVAGDRHIRTAIGRDYSDVPPTHGIYRGRTKSELSVAVRVEPSEGTPSLDRELPVPEDWVILVEKAQALPEQPLPSLKQLQQAQQQQ encoded by the coding sequence ATGAAAGACCCTTTATCGCCATTTCTGTCACTCCCCGAGGGACCGATGTACTACTCGATTCGCCACTTGACCAAGTTTGCGTATGAATCGCCTGTGAGTGAAAGCATCATGGAGACGCGTATGCATCCGCGCTCCGACGCTGAGCAGCGATGTCTGACGTTTCATCTCTCCGTGTCGCCGCGCTGTCGCGTGTTCAGCTATCGTGACCACTTGAACAACCATATCCATCACTTCGATATCCCCGGGCAGCACTCGCAACTCGTCATCGTGGCCGAGGCGCTGGTGGAAATGACGCAGCACCCGGAGATTCCGGCATCGCTGCCGCCGGGCTCGTGGGAAGAGATCGACCGCATGGTGCGGGAAGGCGACTACTGGGAGATGCTGCTGGCCAGCAACTTCTGCACGCCGACCGAGCAGCTGGAGAAGCTGGCCGCAGAGTTGAAGCTTGACCGCACAGATGATCCGCTGACGACGCTGCATCGCCTGAACGAACAGCTCTATCGTGCTTTCGACTACCAGCCGCGCACGACGCGTGCGGACTCGCCGATCGACCTCGCGTTGGAGACACGCGGCGGCGTCTGCCAGGACTTCTCGCACATCATGATCACGCTGGTGCGCACTTATCTGAAGATGCCCTGCCGCTATGTGTCGGGCTATCTGTATCACGGCGCGCAGTTCAAGGACCGCTCCGACGACCAGGCCACGCACGCCTGGGTAGAGTGCCTGCTGCCGGAGCTGGGCTGGGTAGGCTTCGACCCGACGAACAACCTCGTCGCCGGCGATCGCCACATCCGCACAGCGATTGGCCGCGACTATTCGGACGTACCGCCGACGCACGGCATCTACCGCGGCCGCACGAAGAGCGAGCTTTCGGTCGCGGTGCGCGTGGAGCCGAGCGAAGGCACACCGTCGCTGGACCGCGAGCTTCCGGTGCCAGAAGACTGGGTGATCCTCGTCGAGAAGGCGCAGGCCCTACCGGAGCAGCCACTGCCCAGCCTGAAGCAACTACAGCAGGCGCAGCAACAGCAGTAG
- a CDS encoding nucleoside hydrolase, whose translation MIVDQDGSGPGGSNQMAMMVLLQSPAVRVLGLTMVSGNAWEPEETAHTLRMLELIHRTDVPVVPGAVFPLVHDEAEAREDRKQYGKSVWYGAWGDSAEHNSGQPYHAPMVVPPLAEGMPTTKPADEDAAHFMVRQVHAHPHEVTIYAAGPLTNIALALKLDPQFAEWTRGIVIMGGSLEPRTDDPEFATDPRHEFNFWFDPEAAHIVLRAHWPRIDLTTVDISVKTLFTKEMMQQIAAAHTPAAQYVAKWTTEYHYLWDELEAAAWIDPKIITKERELYIDVDLTRGPNYGNTLSWSAKTKPERDVQLVHVQEELDSARFDRMFVELMKAPPQK comes from the coding sequence GTGATCGTCGACCAGGATGGCTCGGGGCCGGGTGGATCGAACCAGATGGCGATGATGGTCTTGCTGCAGTCGCCTGCCGTGCGCGTGCTGGGGCTCACGATGGTGAGTGGCAATGCGTGGGAGCCGGAAGAGACCGCACACACGCTGCGCATGTTGGAACTGATTCATCGCACCGACGTGCCGGTGGTTCCGGGAGCGGTCTTCCCGCTGGTGCATGACGAGGCCGAAGCGCGCGAGGACCGCAAGCAGTACGGCAAGTCCGTCTGGTACGGCGCATGGGGCGACTCCGCCGAACACAACAGCGGGCAGCCGTATCACGCACCGATGGTGGTGCCTCCGCTGGCCGAAGGCATGCCGACGACGAAGCCCGCGGACGAAGACGCTGCGCACTTCATGGTGCGCCAGGTGCATGCGCATCCGCATGAGGTGACGATCTACGCCGCCGGGCCGCTCACGAACATCGCACTCGCGCTGAAGCTGGATCCGCAGTTTGCGGAGTGGACCAGGGGCATCGTCATCATGGGCGGAAGCCTGGAGCCGCGCACGGACGATCCGGAGTTTGCAACGGACCCGCGCCATGAGTTCAACTTCTGGTTCGATCCTGAAGCCGCCCATATCGTGCTGCGCGCGCACTGGCCGCGCATTGACCTGACGACCGTCGACATCAGCGTAAAGACGCTCTTCACGAAAGAGATGATGCAGCAGATCGCCGCCGCGCATACGCCTGCGGCGCAGTATGTGGCGAAGTGGACCACCGAGTATCACTACCTGTGGGACGAGCTTGAGGCCGCAGCGTGGATCGATCCGAAGATCATCACGAAGGAACGCGAGCTGTACATCGACGTGGACCTGACGCGCGGGCCGAACTACGGCAACACGCTTTCGTGGAGCGCGAAGACGAAGCCCGAGCGCGATGTGCAGCTGGTGCATGTTCAGGAAGAGCTCGACAGCGCGCGATTTGATCGAATGTTTGTGGAGCTGATGAAGGCTCCGCCACAGAAGTGA
- a CDS encoding alpha-E domain-containing protein, protein MLSRVADSLYWMSRYLERAEHTARLLDVNLNLMLDENANSADRRWERLLASLGKPKRVEWKGNPYAMTHALSVEVTVDSSVLSCIMKARENARHVREQISTEQWHRLNSLYLDVTRPELRTLMASEAAQPSSDAPTAFLQQVMEAVHQFQGVTDSTMSHGEGWHFIQVGRFLERATATALLLEAYHTELWAENDKRVESNEYLEWMGLLRSATAFEAYCKVYTADLTPEKILEFLLLDEEFPHSIRFSIESIRQALDRIQDDAGGTRAEPLRKLAGRAASALAYASVDEILQGDVVAYLRNIQARCQDMHEAIYHLYVDYSVQAALAG, encoded by the coding sequence ATGCTTTCTCGCGTCGCTGACTCGCTGTACTGGATGTCACGTTATCTGGAACGCGCCGAACACACGGCGCGCCTGCTGGATGTGAATCTGAACCTGATGCTGGACGAGAACGCAAACTCTGCGGACCGCCGCTGGGAACGTCTGCTGGCCTCGCTGGGCAAGCCAAAGCGCGTGGAGTGGAAGGGCAATCCGTATGCGATGACCCATGCGTTGAGCGTGGAAGTCACCGTGGACTCCAGCGTGCTGAGCTGCATCATGAAGGCGCGTGAGAACGCGCGCCACGTGCGCGAGCAGATCTCCACCGAGCAGTGGCATCGCCTGAACTCGCTGTACCTCGACGTGACGCGACCAGAGCTACGTACGCTGATGGCTTCTGAAGCCGCGCAGCCCTCGAGCGATGCGCCGACGGCGTTTCTGCAGCAGGTGATGGAAGCCGTGCATCAGTTCCAGGGTGTGACCGACTCCACGATGTCGCACGGCGAAGGCTGGCACTTCATTCAGGTGGGCCGATTCCTCGAGCGCGCGACCGCAACCGCGCTGCTGCTGGAGGCGTATCACACCGAGCTTTGGGCCGAAAACGACAAGCGCGTCGAGAGCAACGAGTACCTGGAATGGATGGGTCTGCTGCGTTCGGCCACGGCGTTTGAAGCGTACTGCAAGGTCTACACCGCCGACCTCACACCCGAGAAGATCCTCGAGTTCCTGCTGCTCGATGAAGAGTTTCCGCATTCGATTCGTTTCTCGATCGAAAGCATTCGTCAGGCGCTTGATCGCATTCAGGACGATGCGGGCGGCACACGTGCCGAGCCGCTGCGTAAGCTTGCGGGCCGTGCCGCCTCTGCGCTGGCCTACGCCAGCGTCGACGAGATCCTCCAAGGCGATGTGGTCGCGTATCTGCGCAACATCCAGGCGCGTTGCCAGGACATGCACGAAGCCATCTACCACCTCTACGTCGACTACTCCGTTCAAGCCGCGCTCGCTGGCTGA